The stretch of DNA TGGTGAAATGGATCAAGCCAGTGCCTCTGAAACGGCTCTTGCTCAAAAGCTAGAGCAAATGAGCCATGATGCAGAGCAAGTCAAACAGATCTTAACGGTGATTTCTGATATTGCCGATCAAACCAATCTTTTAGCGCTTAATGCAGCGATTGAAGCTGCAAGGGCTGGAGAGCATGGTCGTGGGTTTGCGGTTGTTGCGGATGAAGTACGAAAACTAGCTGAGCGTACGCAAACATCACTTACAGAAATCAATGCTACGATTAATGTCATTGTTCAATCTATTGTGGACTCTTCAGAGCAGATGGGAAGAAATGCCAAAAATATTCAAAGACTCTCAACGGTATCCAGTGGCGTTGAGACAACTATTTTAGGTACCACTCAAGTGATGGACGAAAGTGTTGCTGCCGTTACCACCAGTGCGCAGAACTCACGAAAGATTTCACAAGATACGGATAAAATTGTCGACATGGTCTCCAATATCAACACCCTTACCAGTGAAAATGCCAGAAGTGTTGAAGAGATCGCTGCTGCTGCCGATCATCTCTCTCGTTTGGCTGAAAATCTTAATAACAAGCTTAATCAGTTCCGCTCTTAATCTAGCTCTTGTTTGGGTAATGCATCTAAGCTTTACCCAACTTCTACGCATTTTCATCTTAATGGTATAATACGCGCAAAAAACAAAGTAAGGCACTTAATTTGGCACTTTTAGATTTAATTGGCATTAGCAAGGCATACGAAACTCAAAAAATTTTAACAGATGTTGATTTTTCCCTGCACGAAGGTGAGCGCGTTGCCATCATCGGTAAAAATGGTGGTGGTAAATCAACCCTTATGAAGATCGTTTTTGGCTCTTTGGAAGCAGATGAAGGAAGGCGGATTCTTCAAAAAAATACCAAAGTAGGCATGTTAGACCAAACACCTCGCTTTAAAGAGGGAATGAATGTCAAAGAAGCGATTGAAGAGGAACTAAAAGAGCTAAAAACCGCACGTCTTCGTTATGAAGAGGTCATTAAAACGTTAGAACATGACTATCACAATGAAGCACTGCTCGCAGAGCAAAGTCAACTGGTCACTTTTTTAGACCTGCATGATGCGTGGAGTTTGGATGAAAAGATAGAAAAAGTCTTGCAAGAGTTTGACCTTAAACAATTTGAACAAAGCGATGTCAACCTCTTAAGCGGTGGAGAACAACGTCGCGTGACATTAGCAGGACTCATTCTTCAAAAGCCTGATATTTTGTTACTGGATGAGCCTACCAACCACTTGGATGTCTATATGGTTGAGTTTTTAGAGCAAATGCTTTTAACTGCTAAATTCACGCTACTTTTCATTTCGCATGATCGTTATTTTATCGATCATCTAGCGACTCGTACGATTGAAATTGATGATGCTAAAGTGAGAAGCTTTGAAGGCGGTTATGAAAATTATCTTACATGTAAAGAGTTATTGATCTTATCGCTCCAAAAACAGCATGAAAATCTACTCAAATACCTTAAAGGCGAAGAGGAGTGGCTCAGACGTGGCGTCAAAGCTAGACTTAAACGCAACGAAGGGCGAAAGCAAAGAGTTTTTGAATTACGTGAGTCTGCAAAAAAAAACCCCTCTTTGGTTCGAAAACTCAAACTGGAGTTAGAGCGTGAAAAGCATAACTTCAATGGCGAAAAGATCATCAATAAACAAAAAATGCTCTTTGAAATGTACAACATCCATAAAAAACTAGGGAATAAACTCCTCATCAAAGATTTTAGTACACGTATTTTACAAAAAGACCGCATTGCCATTGTTGGTAAAAATGGAGCAGGCAAATCAACACTGCTGAAAATTTTACTGGGCGATATGAGTGTCGATAGTGGAAATTTTGACAAGGGTGAATTTAAGGTCGGTTATTTTGATCAACAACGCATGATGCTCGATGACAATAAAAACCTTATAGAGACATTTTGCCCTAATGGTGGAGATCGTGTCGATGTTAAAGGTAAAAATCTCCATGTATTTGGATATCTCAAAGATTTTCTCTTCCCCAAAGAAGACCTGAACAAAAAGATCGGCATACTCAGCGGTGGTGAAAA from Sulfurospirillum arsenophilum NBRC 109478 encodes:
- a CDS encoding ABC-F family ATP-binding cassette domain-containing protein; translated protein: MALLDLIGISKAYETQKILTDVDFSLHEGERVAIIGKNGGGKSTLMKIVFGSLEADEGRRILQKNTKVGMLDQTPRFKEGMNVKEAIEEELKELKTARLRYEEVIKTLEHDYHNEALLAEQSQLVTFLDLHDAWSLDEKIEKVLQEFDLKQFEQSDVNLLSGGEQRRVTLAGLILQKPDILLLDEPTNHLDVYMVEFLEQMLLTAKFTLLFISHDRYFIDHLATRTIEIDDAKVRSFEGGYENYLTCKELLILSLQKQHENLLKYLKGEEEWLRRGVKARLKRNEGRKQRVFELRESAKKNPSLVRKLKLELEREKHNFNGEKIINKQKMLFEMYNIHKKLGNKLLIKDFSTRILQKDRIAIVGKNGAGKSTLLKILLGDMSVDSGNFDKGEFKVGYFDQQRMMLDDNKNLIETFCPNGGDRVDVKGKNLHVFGYLKDFLFPKEDLNKKIGILSGGEKNRVALALLFSQEVDCLILDEPTNDLDIPTINILEEYIQSFGGAVIFVSHDRYFVDKIAGKLYVFKGEGIIEESYQSYSEYLEIEKEIKELDAMESAQEAPWIEKEEPKAQKAKESVPTKLSYKEQRALDTLPLQIQALEDEISSIKRCLENPECYQQIGLTKLSQNLEEKEALLEPMIEELLEIEEKVEMMQRG